One genomic region from Octopus sinensis linkage group LG13, ASM634580v1, whole genome shotgun sequence encodes:
- the LOC115218604 gene encoding organic cation transporter protein-like isoform X1 yields the protein MENNPKNQKEANEEFASQELKATLDLPTSEITEEILEKCGGFGLFQKGLTVFISIFAILYAQTILSMVFIREKIPFDCYPSNFNESMIPPNVTLDELLNRVNIEKEECSVYNLDTKEGFYTLPTSNSSKEPCNNGRKFYTEDLSTIVSEFDLTCDRDWMRNIAFSIMFAGFMLGNLLFGVLSDKFGRFKTFCVADSLLICCALAKIYAPNYIVFIIFYFAEGIGLSGTYIVLYTILIECVSQKYRSHLNFIMHTFFAVGEIILAGVAYVLRKWHHLLYATTIPHILFVIIALKYLPESPRWLLNEGRFERAEESFNRIARTNKKDNEDMIKLIRKLQRDAESKSEFNGKIIETVNHGNNRKTKDKTYYTAIDLLKKPRRAMISINLWFNWFVNAMIYYGVTLNSIDMSGSRYLNFLLMSAVEIPATILGYFMFKWFGHRKPLCLFLVFGGINCIVANFVAKVSFWFPLILTVLGKLGTTAAFDGVFLTSAELFPTVVRNNGLSTSVSFSRIGALLSPVILGLSVYGFWIPLTTYGLLGIAAGLLILLLPEMKDACLLQTLEDMDNL from the exons ATGGAAAATAACCCAAAGAATCAGAAAGAAGCAAACGAGGAATTTGCTTCTCAGGAACTCAAAg CAACTTTAGATTTACCAACGTCTGAAATTACAGAGGAAATATTAGAGAAATGTGGTGGATTTGGTCTGTTTCAAAAGGGACTTACtgtctttatttcaatatttgcaaTACTTTACGCCCAAACAATATTGAGTATGGTATTTATAAGAGAGAAGATTCCCTTTGATTGTTATCCGTCAAATTTCAATGAATCTATGATCCCACCAAATGTAACTTTGGATGAATTATTAAATAGAGTGAATATTGAAAAGGAGGAATGTTCTGTGTATAACCTGGATACTAAAGAAGGATTTTATACCCTTCCCACCAGTAATTCTTCAAAGGAACCGTGTAATAACGGTCGAAAGTTTTACACTGAGGATTTGTCGACTATAGTTTCTGAG ttTGATTTGACTTGCGACAGAGATTGGATGAGAAACATTGCATTCTCTATAATGTTTGCAGGCTTTATGCTGGGAAATTTATTATTTGGTGTATTGTCAGACAA ATTCGGTAGATTTAAAACGTTTTGTGTCGCAGACTCGCTTCTCATATGTTGCGCACTTGCTAAAATATACGCACCAAATTATATTGtgttcatcattttttattttgccGAAGGAATTGGATTGTCTGGCacgtatatagttttatataccaTCT tgatcGAATGCGTCTCCCAAAAGTACCGATCGCATTTGAATTTTATTATGCATACCTTCTTCGCTGTTGGAGAAATAATTCTCGCTGGAGTGGCATATGTACTTCGTAAATGGCATCATCTATTGTACGCTACAACTATTCCACACATTCTGTTCGTCATTATAGCGTTGAA ATATCTTCCTGAATCTCCAAGATGGCTTCTTAATGAAGGAAGATTTGAAAGAGCCGAGGAGTCCTTTAATAGGATCGcaagaacaaataaaaaagacaatGAAGATATGATAAAACTTATTCGGAAACTTCAAAGAGATGCAGAAAGCAAATCAGAATTTAACGGCAAAATTATTGAAACTGTAAACCATGGAAATAACCGAAAAACTAAAGACAAGACTTATTATACAGCAATTGATTTGCTAAAAAAACCTCGAAGAGCGATGATTTCTATAAACCTTTGGTTTAACtg GTTTGTGAACGCTATGATTTATTACGGAGTGACGCTAAATTCCATTGACATGTCTGGCAGTCGGTACCTAAACTTTCTATTGATGTCAGCCGTAGAAATTCCAGCCACCATTCTCGGCTATTTTATGTTTAAGTGGTTTGGTCATCGTAAGCCGCTGTGTCTCTTCTTGGTATTTGGCGGAATTAACTGTATTGTCGCAAACTTTGTGGCAAAAG TTAGCTTTTGGTTTCCTCTGATATTAACTGTCCTCGGGAAGCTCGGTACGACAGCAGCATTTGACGGTGTCTTTCTGACGTCAGCGGAACTTTTTCCAACAGTAGTACG caACAATGGCTTGAGTACGTCTGTGTCTTTTTCTCGAATTGGTGCATTACTTTCACCAGTAATTCTTGGGCTCTCTGTATATGGCTTTTGGATACCTCTTACTACCTATGGACTCTTAGGAATTGCTGCTGGATTGCTGATCCTTTTGCTTCCTGAAATGAAGGATGCTTGTTTACTTCAAACACTGGAAGACATGGATAATCTGTAA
- the LOC115218604 gene encoding organic cation transporter protein-like isoform X2 — translation MENNPKNQKEANEEFASQELKALDLPTSEITEEILEKCGGFGLFQKGLTVFISIFAILYAQTILSMVFIREKIPFDCYPSNFNESMIPPNVTLDELLNRVNIEKEECSVYNLDTKEGFYTLPTSNSSKEPCNNGRKFYTEDLSTIVSEFDLTCDRDWMRNIAFSIMFAGFMLGNLLFGVLSDKFGRFKTFCVADSLLICCALAKIYAPNYIVFIIFYFAEGIGLSGTYIVLYTILIECVSQKYRSHLNFIMHTFFAVGEIILAGVAYVLRKWHHLLYATTIPHILFVIIALKYLPESPRWLLNEGRFERAEESFNRIARTNKKDNEDMIKLIRKLQRDAESKSEFNGKIIETVNHGNNRKTKDKTYYTAIDLLKKPRRAMISINLWFNWFVNAMIYYGVTLNSIDMSGSRYLNFLLMSAVEIPATILGYFMFKWFGHRKPLCLFLVFGGINCIVANFVAKVSFWFPLILTVLGKLGTTAAFDGVFLTSAELFPTVVRNNGLSTSVSFSRIGALLSPVILGLSVYGFWIPLTTYGLLGIAAGLLILLLPEMKDACLLQTLEDMDNL, via the exons ATGGAAAATAACCCAAAGAATCAGAAAGAAGCAAACGAGGAATTTGCTTCTCAGGAACTCAAAg CTTTAGATTTACCAACGTCTGAAATTACAGAGGAAATATTAGAGAAATGTGGTGGATTTGGTCTGTTTCAAAAGGGACTTACtgtctttatttcaatatttgcaaTACTTTACGCCCAAACAATATTGAGTATGGTATTTATAAGAGAGAAGATTCCCTTTGATTGTTATCCGTCAAATTTCAATGAATCTATGATCCCACCAAATGTAACTTTGGATGAATTATTAAATAGAGTGAATATTGAAAAGGAGGAATGTTCTGTGTATAACCTGGATACTAAAGAAGGATTTTATACCCTTCCCACCAGTAATTCTTCAAAGGAACCGTGTAATAACGGTCGAAAGTTTTACACTGAGGATTTGTCGACTATAGTTTCTGAG ttTGATTTGACTTGCGACAGAGATTGGATGAGAAACATTGCATTCTCTATAATGTTTGCAGGCTTTATGCTGGGAAATTTATTATTTGGTGTATTGTCAGACAA ATTCGGTAGATTTAAAACGTTTTGTGTCGCAGACTCGCTTCTCATATGTTGCGCACTTGCTAAAATATACGCACCAAATTATATTGtgttcatcattttttattttgccGAAGGAATTGGATTGTCTGGCacgtatatagttttatataccaTCT tgatcGAATGCGTCTCCCAAAAGTACCGATCGCATTTGAATTTTATTATGCATACCTTCTTCGCTGTTGGAGAAATAATTCTCGCTGGAGTGGCATATGTACTTCGTAAATGGCATCATCTATTGTACGCTACAACTATTCCACACATTCTGTTCGTCATTATAGCGTTGAA ATATCTTCCTGAATCTCCAAGATGGCTTCTTAATGAAGGAAGATTTGAAAGAGCCGAGGAGTCCTTTAATAGGATCGcaagaacaaataaaaaagacaatGAAGATATGATAAAACTTATTCGGAAACTTCAAAGAGATGCAGAAAGCAAATCAGAATTTAACGGCAAAATTATTGAAACTGTAAACCATGGAAATAACCGAAAAACTAAAGACAAGACTTATTATACAGCAATTGATTTGCTAAAAAAACCTCGAAGAGCGATGATTTCTATAAACCTTTGGTTTAACtg GTTTGTGAACGCTATGATTTATTACGGAGTGACGCTAAATTCCATTGACATGTCTGGCAGTCGGTACCTAAACTTTCTATTGATGTCAGCCGTAGAAATTCCAGCCACCATTCTCGGCTATTTTATGTTTAAGTGGTTTGGTCATCGTAAGCCGCTGTGTCTCTTCTTGGTATTTGGCGGAATTAACTGTATTGTCGCAAACTTTGTGGCAAAAG TTAGCTTTTGGTTTCCTCTGATATTAACTGTCCTCGGGAAGCTCGGTACGACAGCAGCATTTGACGGTGTCTTTCTGACGTCAGCGGAACTTTTTCCAACAGTAGTACG caACAATGGCTTGAGTACGTCTGTGTCTTTTTCTCGAATTGGTGCATTACTTTCACCAGTAATTCTTGGGCTCTCTGTATATGGCTTTTGGATACCTCTTACTACCTATGGACTCTTAGGAATTGCTGCTGGATTGCTGATCCTTTTGCTTCCTGAAATGAAGGATGCTTGTTTACTTCAAACACTGGAAGACATGGATAATCTGTAA